The Apus apus isolate bApuApu2 chromosome 20, bApuApu2.pri.cur, whole genome shotgun sequence genome includes a region encoding these proteins:
- the LOC127392851 gene encoding ATPase family AAA domain-containing protein 3 → MQEQTLQLEQQAKLKEYEAAIEQLKSEQIRVQAEERRKTLSEETKQHQARAQYQDKLARQRYDEQMRQQQLANEENLRKQEESVQKQEAMRRATVEREMELRQKAELQRVEAEARARARAERENADVIREQIRLKAAEHRQTVLESLKTAGMLFGEGFRAFVTDWDKVTATVAGLTLLAVGVYSAKNATAVAGRYIEARLGKPSLVRETSRITVLEALKHPIKVGQRLTSKAQDALEGVVLSPQLEARVRDIAIATRNTKKNKSLYRNILMYGPPGTGKTLFAKKLAVHSGMDYAIMTGGDVAPMGREGVTAMHKLFDWANTSRRGLLLFVDEADAFLRKRATEKISEDLRATLNAFLHRTGQHSNKFMLVLASNQPEQFDWAINDRIDEMVNFDLPQLEERERLVRMYFDRHVLKPATEGKQRLKLAQFDYGKKCSEIARLTEGMSGREISQLAVAWQAAAYASEDGVLTEAMIDARVADAVQQHKQKMEWLQTEAAEASKGAGTNPLLPFQKGTPV, encoded by the exons ATGCAGGAGCAGACCCTGCAGCTGGAACAGCAAGCCAAGCTGAAG GAGTATGAAGCTGCCATAGAACAGCTGAAGAGTGAGCAGATTCGGGTGCaggcagaagagagaagaaaaaccctcagtgaggaaacaaagcagcacCAAGCA CGAGCCCAGTACCAGGACAAGCTGGCCCGGCAGCGCTACGACGAGCAGATGCGGCAGCAG caaCTCGCTAATGAGGAGAATCTGAGGAAGCAGGAAGAATCTGTGCAGAAGCAGGAAGCCATGAGACGTG CCACGGTGGAGCGCGAGATGGAGCTGCGGCAGAAGGCCGAGCTGCAGCGCGTGGAGGCCGAGGCGCGCGCCCGCGCCCGGGCCGAGCGGGAGAACGCGGACGTCATCCGGGAGCAGATCCGCCTGAAGGCGGCCGAGCATCGCCAGACCGTCCTGGAGTCCCTCAA GACAGCTGGGATGCTCTTTGGGGAAGGATTCCGTGCTTTTGTGACAGACTGGGATAAAGTTACAGCCACG GTGGCAGGTCTGACCCTGCTGGCAGTGGGTGTTTACTCTGCCAAGAATGCCACAGCAGTTGCAGGGAGATACATAGAGGCACGTTTGGGCAAACCTTCCCTGGTGAGGGAAACCTCCCGCATCACCGTGCTGGAGGCGCTGAAACATCCCATCAAG GTTGGTCAGCGTCTCACCAGCAAAGCTCAGGATGCCCTGGAAGGAGTTGTTCTCAGT ccacagctggaaGCACGTGTGAGAGATATTGCCATAGCCAcgagaaatacaaaaaagaacaaaagcctCTACAGGAATATCCTTATGTATGGTCCCCCTGGCACTGGAAAGACCCTCTTTGCCAAG AAGCTGGCTGTGCACTCGGGCATGGATTACGCCATCATGACGGGCGGGGATGTGGCCCCCATGGGGCGGGAAGGAGTCACTGCCATGCACAAGCTCTTCGACTGGGCCAACACCAGCAGGAGAGG ccTCCTGCTGTTCGTGGACGAGGCGGACGCGTTCCTGCGGAAGAGAGCAACA GAGAAGATCAGTGAAGATCTTAGAGCAACTTTAAATGCATTCCTGCACAGAACAGGACAGCACAGCAACAA GTTTATGCTGGTTTTAGCAAGCAACCAGCCCGAGCAGTTTGACTGGGCCATCAATGACAGAATAGATGAAATGGTGAACTTTGACCTGCCCCAGCTGGAGGAGCGGGAGCGCCTGGTCAGGATGTATTTTGACAGGCATGTCCTGAAACCAGCCACAGAGGGCAAGCA gcGGTTGAAGCTGGCCCAGTTTGACTATGGGAAGAAGTGCTCAGAGATTGCCAGGTTGACAGAGGGCATGTCTGGCAGAGAGATCTCTCAGCTTGCTGTGGCCTGGCAG gctgcagcttaTGCCTCCGAGGACGGGGTTCTCACCGAGGCCATGATCGACGCCCGGGTCGCGGACgctgtgcagcagcacaaacagAAGATGGAGTGGCTGCAGACAGAGGCTGCTGAAGCCAGCAAAGGGGCTGGCACAAACCCACTCCTGCCTTTCCAGAAAGGAACACCAGTGTGA